The sequence CAATTCTGGATTAGAATCACATGGCTCCATCACCGCCTGCTGGTAAGCAATGCCAGTCATACATAATTTTCGTCCGTTACTGGTATTTTCAAGTTTATTATCCACCATTTTCCATGTTTGGGTTCCGGAAATAGCGGCATTCGCGGCGCCAGACAAAGCCGCCATAGTCAGAGCGGCAATAGTCAGAGCCGTCATTGTTTTCATTTTGTTATTCCTGATGTGATGATGAAATTTATTCATAGCATGGATATCGCTATAAATTCATCATAGAGGGAATAAGCGAATTATCTAAAATGATAGGTAGGATAAATTTATCCAAAATAATATGGATGATAATTCAGATGAGGTAACTAATCGGTCAGCGTCGCAGGCGAAATTTAACATCCCGCCTGCTCACCATTACGGCATTGACGGTGGCGTAATGCCGAAATGATTCCACGCCCGCACCGTCGCCATACGACCACGCGGCGTACGCTGTAAGAATCCCTGCTGGATCAGATACGGCTCCAGAACATCCTCGATAGTTTCACGCTCTTCACCGATCGCCGCCGCCAGGTTATCCAGCCCGACCGGTCCGCCAAAGAATTTATCCAGCACCGCCAGCAGCAGTTTGCGGTCCATATAGTCAAAGCCTTCGGCATCGACGTTAAGCATATCCAGCGCCTGGGCGGCAATCTCTGCCGAAATGGTGCCATCGTGCTTCACTTCGGCAAAGTCGCGCACGCGACGCAGCAGGCGGTTGGCAATACGCGGCGTACCGCGCGAACGCTTCGCCACTTCAAAAGCGCCCTCTTCGCTCATCTCCAGCCCCATATAGCGCGCGCTACGACCGACAATATGCTGCAGGTCCGGCACCTGATAAAACTCCAGACGCTGCACGATACCGAAGCGGTCGCGCAATGGAGAGGTCAACGATCCGGCACGGGTCGTTGCGCCAATCAGGGTAAACGGCGGCAGATCGATCTTGATGGAGCGCGCAGCCGGGCCTTCACCAATCATGATATCCAGCTGGTAATCTTCCATTGCCGGATAGAGCACTTCCTCTACCACCGGAGACAGACGGTGGATTTCATCGATAAACAGTACGTCATGCGGTTCAAGGTTGGTCAGCATTGCCGCCAGATCGCCGGCTTTCTCCAGCACCGGGCCGGAGGTCGTGCGCAGGTTGACGCCCATTTCATTGGCAACGATATTCGCCAGCGTGGTTTTCCCCAACCCTGGCGGGCCAAAAATCAGCAGGTGATCGAGCGCTTCGCCGCGCAGCTTTGCCGCCTGGATGAAAATCTCCATCTGGGAACGTACCTGCGGCTGGCCGATATACTCATCAAGCAGTTTCGGGCGGATCGCACGATCCACCACGTCTTCTGCCTGAAGGGTGCCTGCCGATACCAGGCGGTCTGCTTCAATCATCCTTTACCTCACAATGCAGCGCGCAGCGCTTCACGAATCAGGGTTTCACTGCTGGCATCCGGTTTGGCAATTTTGCTTACCATCCGACTGGCCTCCTGAGGTTTATAGCCCAGCGCCACCAGCGCGGCAACCGCTTCCTGCTCAGCGTCATCATCTGTTGACGGCGCCCCAGGTGACGTCAGAACCAGATCGGTGGCTGGGGTGAACAGATCGCCATGCAGACCTTTAAAGCGGTCTTTCATCTCAACAATCAGACGCTCGGCGGTTTTCTTACCAATCCCCGGGAGTTTAATCAGCGCCGCAGGATCTTCGCGCTCAACGGCATTCACGAACTGCGGAGCAGACATACCGGACAAAATCGCCAGCGCCAGCTTCGGCCCCACGCCGTTGGTTTTAATCAGCTCGCGGAACAGAGTACGTTCCTGCTTGTTGTTGAAGCCGTAAAGCAACTGAGCATCTTCACGCACCACGAACTGTGTAAAGACAATCGCCTCTTTACCCGCGTCCGGCAGCTCATAGAAGCAGGTCATTGGCATGTGGACTTCATAGCCCACGCCACCCACTTCCAGCAGCACTAACGGGGGTTGTTTTTCAATGATGATGCCTCTGAGTCTGCCTATCACGTGACGCTCCTGCGTTCTGGAAAATGTTTGACTGGCGACATAATAAAAAAAGGCTGGATGTTTATCCAGCCTGATTTCTCTTTATCGTAACCTGCCTCGCGCCAGATTGAGCCGCGATTCACTCATTTGCATCGCGTTCTGGCTGACGTGACAGTGGGTAATCGCAATGGCCAGTGCATCGGCGGCATCGGCCTGCGGGTTCGCGGGAAGCTTCAGCAAGGTACGCACCATATGCTGCACCTGGCTTTTCTCCGCGCTACCTATCCCCACCACCGTCTGCTTTACCTGACGTGCGGCATATTCGAACACCGGAAGATCCTGGTTCACGGCGGCAACAATCGCCACGCCGCGCGCCTGCCCCAGCTTTAGCGCCGAATCGGCGTTTTTTGCCATAAAGACCTGCTCAATGGCAAAAAAATCAGGCTGAAACTGGGTGATGATTTCCGACACGCCCGCATAAATCAGCTTCAGGCGCGACGGCAGATCGTCCACTTTGGTGCGAATACAGCCGCTGCCGAGGTAGGTTAGCTGGCGTCCCACCTGGCGGATAACGCCATAACCGGTGACGCGCGAGCCGGGGTCAATCCCAAGGATAATCGACATCACGCGTCTCCCGTAAACGGCTTATACGCTCTCATCAGAGAGTCGCTGCAACCTCATCAGAGATTTCACCGTTGTGATACACTTCCTGCACGTCGTCGCAGTCTTCGAGCATGTCGATCAGACGCAGCAGTTTTGGCGCAGTTTCCGCATCCATGTCCGCTTTGGTGGATGGGATCATGGAAACTTCAGCGTTGTCCGCTTTCAGACCCGCGGCTTCGAGTGCATCGCGCACGGCGCCCATCTCTTCCCACGCGGTGTAAACGTCAATTGCGCCATCATCGTAGGTCACCACGTCTTCCGCACCGGCTTCCAGGGCGGCTTCCATGATCACATCTTCGTCGCCTTTCTCGAAGGAGATGACGCCTTTTTTGCTGAACAGGTAAGAAACGGAACCGTCGGTACCCAGGTTGCCGCCGGTTTTAGTGAATGCATGGCGCACTTCCGCAACGGTACGGTTACGGTTGTCGGACAGACACTCAACCATTACGGCAGTACCGCCAGGGCCGTAACCTTCATAAATGATGGTTTCCATGTTCGCGTCTTCATCACCGCCTACACCACGTGCGATGGCACGGTTCAGGGTGTCACGCGTCATGTTGTTAGACAGCGCTTTATCCACCGCCGCGCGCAGACGCGGGTTAGAGGCCGGATCGCCGCCGCCCAGACGTGCCGCTGTCACCAGCTCACGAATGATTTTGGTAAAGATCTTACCGCGTTTGGCATCCTGTGCCGCTTTACGGTGTTTGGTGTTGGCCCACTTACTATGACCTGCCATAAAAAGTTCTCCAAAAATCGCGCCTTCTCAGGCAGCGTTAATTACAAATTCTTCAATCGCCTGCCGGTTGCTCCACGACTTGGTCAGTGCGGCGGCATCCGTCGCATCCACCCAGCGGTAGTTCAGGTGTTCGGTAAACACGATCTCCCGCTCATGGGGGAGCGCGAGACAGAACCACGATTCCGTATTGCGCTCAATGCCCGGCGCGTAGCGATGACGTAAATGGCTAAAAATTTCAAACTCCACCGTGCGCTGACAGTCCTTCAGGGTCAGTTGCTCGCGAGCAACATCAATGGTGACCTCTTCCTTTACTTCACGCGCGGCGGCCTGCTGCGCGGTTTCCCCCTCTTCCAGGCTGCCGGTAACCGACTGCCAGAAATCAGGATCGTCGCGCCGCTGCAACATTAGCACCCGCTTCGTGTCCTGGGCATAAATGACAACTAAGACAGAAACGGGAAGCTTGTATGTCATATCAGTTTTTCTCTTCCTTCTTCACCACCTCAATGCCCAGCTCAGCCAGTGCAGTCGGGTTAGCAAAGCTTGGCGCTTCGGTCATCAGACACGCTGCGGCAGTGGTTTTCGGGAAGGCAATAACATCACGAATGTTATCGGTGCCGGTCAGCAGCATGGTCAGACGGTCAAGACCGAAAGCCAGACCCGCGTGTGGCGGTGTACCGTATTTCAGGGCGTCCAGCAGGAAGCCAAATTTCTCACGCTGCTCCTGTTCGTTAATGCCCAGGATGCCGAACACGGTCTGCTGCATTTCGCCGCTGTGAATACGCACGGAACCGCCGCCCACTTCGTAGCCGTTGATCACCATGTCGTAGGCGTTTGCCACTGCATCTTCCGGAGACGCTTTCAGCTCTGCCGCCGTCATGTCTTTTGGCGAGGTGAACGGGTGGTGCATCGCGGTCAAGCCGCCTTCACCGTCGTCTTCAAACATCGGGAAGTCGATAACCCACAGCGGTGCCCATTTGGTTTCGTCGGTCAGGCTGAGGTCTTTGCCCAGCTTCAGACGCAACGCGCCCATCGCATCGGCAACCACTTTCTTGTTGTCTGCGCCGAAGAAGATCATGTCGCCATCCTGCGCGCCGGTGCGCTCAAGGATCGCTTCCACGATGTCCGCATTCAGGAACTTCGCAACCGGGCTGGTGATCCCTTCCAGACCTTTCGCACGCTCGGTTACTTTAATATAGGCCAGACCTTTCGCGCCGTAGATCTTAATGAAGTTGCCGTAGTCGTCGATCTGCTTACGGCTCAGTGCCGCACCGCCCGGTACGCGCAGGGCTGCAACACGGCCTTTCGGATCGTTAGCCGGGCCGGCGAATACCGCGAACTCAACGGATTTCACCAGGTCTGCAACATCCACCAGCTCCATCGGGTTACGCAGGTCTGGTTTGTCGGAACCGTAACGACGCTCGGCTTCGGCGAAGGTCATGATCGGGAAATCGCCCAGCTCGACGCCTTTCACGTCATTCCACAGGCTACGCACCAGCGCTTCCATCACTTCACGCACCTGCTCGGCGGTCATGAAGGAGGTTTCCACATCGATCTGGGTGAATTCTGGCTGACGGTCAGCACGCAGGTCTTCGTCGCGGAAACATTTGACGATCTGATAGTAGCGATCGAAACCGGACATCATCAGCAGCTGTTTGAACAGCTGTGGAGACTGTGGCAGCGCGTAGAATTTGCCTTTATGTACGCGGGATGGGACCAGATAATCGCGCGCACCTTCCGGTGTGGCTTTGGTCAGCATCGGGGTTTCGATATCGAGGAAACCGTGGTCATCCATAAAACGGCGCACCAGGCTGGTGATTTTCGCACGGGTTTTCAGGCGCTGGGCCATCTCCGGACGACGCAGATCCAGGTAGCGGTATTTCAGACGCGCTTCTTCCGTGTTGACGTGGTTGGAGTCCAGCGGCAGCGCTTCAGCACGGTTAATGATAACCAGATCGGACGCCAGTACTTCAATGGCACCCGTCGCCATGTCTGCGTTGACGTTTTTCTCGTCACG comes from Enterobacter kobei and encodes:
- the ruvB gene encoding Holliday junction branch migration DNA helicase RuvB, which gives rise to MIEADRLVSAGTLQAEDVVDRAIRPKLLDEYIGQPQVRSQMEIFIQAAKLRGEALDHLLIFGPPGLGKTTLANIVANEMGVNLRTTSGPVLEKAGDLAAMLTNLEPHDVLFIDEIHRLSPVVEEVLYPAMEDYQLDIMIGEGPAARSIKIDLPPFTLIGATTRAGSLTSPLRDRFGIVQRLEFYQVPDLQHIVGRSARYMGLEMSEEGAFEVAKRSRGTPRIANRLLRRVRDFAEVKHDGTISAEIAAQALDMLNVDAEGFDYMDRKLLLAVLDKFFGGPVGLDNLAAAIGEERETIEDVLEPYLIQQGFLQRTPRGRMATVRAWNHFGITPPSMP
- the ruvA gene encoding Holliday junction branch migration protein RuvA, with protein sequence MIGRLRGIIIEKQPPLVLLEVGGVGYEVHMPMTCFYELPDAGKEAIVFTQFVVREDAQLLYGFNNKQERTLFRELIKTNGVGPKLALAILSGMSAPQFVNAVEREDPAALIKLPGIGKKTAERLIVEMKDRFKGLHGDLFTPATDLVLTSPGAPSTDDDAEQEAVAALVALGYKPQEASRMVSKIAKPDASSETLIREALRAAL
- the ruvC gene encoding crossover junction endodeoxyribonuclease RuvC codes for the protein MSIILGIDPGSRVTGYGVIRQVGRQLTYLGSGCIRTKVDDLPSRLKLIYAGVSEIITQFQPDFFAIEQVFMAKNADSALKLGQARGVAIVAAVNQDLPVFEYAARQVKQTVVGIGSAEKSQVQHMVRTLLKLPANPQADAADALAIAITHCHVSQNAMQMSESRLNLARGRLR
- a CDS encoding YebC/PmpR family DNA-binding transcriptional regulator, translating into MAGHSKWANTKHRKAAQDAKRGKIFTKIIRELVTAARLGGGDPASNPRLRAAVDKALSNNMTRDTLNRAIARGVGGDEDANMETIIYEGYGPGGTAVMVECLSDNRNRTVAEVRHAFTKTGGNLGTDGSVSYLFSKKGVISFEKGDEDVIMEAALEAGAEDVVTYDDGAIDVYTAWEEMGAVRDALEAAGLKADNAEVSMIPSTKADMDAETAPKLLRLIDMLEDCDDVQEVYHNGEISDEVAATL
- the nudB gene encoding dihydroneopterin triphosphate diphosphatase codes for the protein MTYKLPVSVLVVIYAQDTKRVLMLQRRDDPDFWQSVTGSLEEGETAQQAAAREVKEEVTIDVAREQLTLKDCQRTVEFEIFSHLRHRYAPGIERNTESWFCLALPHEREIVFTEHLNYRWVDATDAAALTKSWSNRQAIEEFVINAA
- the aspS gene encoding aspartate--tRNA ligase, producing MRTEYCGQLRQSHVGQQVTLCGWVNRRRDLGSLIFIDMRDREGIVQVFFDPDRADALKLASELRNEFCIQVTGTVRARDEKNVNADMATGAIEVLASDLVIINRAEALPLDSNHVNTEEARLKYRYLDLRRPEMAQRLKTRAKITSLVRRFMDDHGFLDIETPMLTKATPEGARDYLVPSRVHKGKFYALPQSPQLFKQLLMMSGFDRYYQIVKCFRDEDLRADRQPEFTQIDVETSFMTAEQVREVMEALVRSLWNDVKGVELGDFPIMTFAEAERRYGSDKPDLRNPMELVDVADLVKSVEFAVFAGPANDPKGRVAALRVPGGAALSRKQIDDYGNFIKIYGAKGLAYIKVTERAKGLEGITSPVAKFLNADIVEAILERTGAQDGDMIFFGADNKKVVADAMGALRLKLGKDLSLTDETKWAPLWVIDFPMFEDDGEGGLTAMHHPFTSPKDMTAAELKASPEDAVANAYDMVINGYEVGGGSVRIHSGEMQQTVFGILGINEQEQREKFGFLLDALKYGTPPHAGLAFGLDRLTMLLTGTDNIRDVIAFPKTTAAACLMTEAPSFANPTALAELGIEVVKKEEKN